In Gadus macrocephalus chromosome 11, ASM3116895v1, a single genomic region encodes these proteins:
- the LOC132467327 gene encoding uncharacterized protein LOC132467327, translated as MDDPQTKRWPKESIWMVFKDWVKKTRRSEPVGLLLLSQCKRYFIKHVSNKKRDELEKTTAHYEDALGKTREQIKLLADEIRLLKDELTRERDLYQTLVREGLIAARPLDSGPPRGGDQGNGGGVLGVYGRMYPTLPSCGPDGEYIFPMQPSSPPGGLQESRHSVLSAVNSFIGEYPVICSTPHVPRKGNPSAPPDYANHDAIQIPQQFPPVRPGAVAKNESRIGGFDDNIQPHCSVMGGAITPHIKTTSKEEESEEEDKEGERLRKSAHKRAVSIACLNKVDEKDEIVNLRPLKKIESAEGRTILYEPSSPKNIEKWSVDIDHPKRAGLQPWMKLKQLMLLYELHPYDGLAILFKHLSSTERTQIRYEVEDAIGEDGMRPEKGWEAIKAWIQKHSKAQVNWTTITRCLQKEDESLDQFNKHFFECYLLHSGQTEYDMDTIDQS; from the exons ATGGACGACCCCCAAACTAAACGCTGGCCAAAGGAATCGATCTGGATGGTTTTCAAAGACTGGGTAAAGAAGACTAGACGAAGTGAACCAGTTGGGTTGTTACTATTGTCTCAGTGTAAGCGCTACTTTATCAAGCATGTCAGCAACAAAAAGAGAGATGAATTGGAAAAGACAACTGCTCACTATGAAGATGCTCTGGGAAAGACAAGAGAGCAAATCAAACTGCTTGCCGATGAAATTCGTTTGTTAAAGGATGAATTGACTCGGGAGAGAGACCTATACCAGACGCTAGTCAGAGAAGGACTGATAGCGGCCCGCCCCCTCGACTCAGGGCCCCCAAGGGGGGGTGACCAAGGCAACGGAGGAGGAGTTTTGGGAGTCTATGGTCGCATGTACCCCACACTGCCATCGTGTGGCCCAGATGGGGAATACATCTTCCCGATGCAGCCATCGTCGCCACCTGGTGGTTTACAGGAGTCAAGACACAGTGTTCTCTCAGCCGTCAACAGCTTTATAGGCGAGTACCCGGTCATCTGCAGTACCCCCCACGTGCCACGGAAGGGAAATCCATCTGCCCCACCTGACTATGCTAATCATGATGCGATCCAGATCCCACAGCAATTTCCCCCT GTGAGGCCTGGAGCAGTGGCTAAGAATGAATCACGCATTGGAGGATTTGATGACAACATACAACCGCACTGCAGCGTGATGGGAGGCGCAATCACACCACACATCAAGACCACATCCAAGGAAGAGGAGAGTGAAGAAgaagacaaagagggagagcgTCTTCGCAAGTCTGCCCACAAGAGGGCAGTGAGCATTGCCTGTCTGAACAAGGTTGATGAGAAAGACGAAATAGTTAACCTCAGGCCCTTGAAGAAGATAGAAAGCGCTGAGGGACGCACAATCCTCTATGAACCCTCCAGCCCGAAGAACATCGAAAAATGGAGTGTGGATATCGACCACCCAAAGAGAGCAGGCCTACAGCCATGGATGAAACTGAAACAACTGATGCTTCTGTACGAACTCCACCCCTACGATGGGCTTGCTATATTGTTCAAACACCTGAGCAGCACTGAGCGCACCCAGATTCGATACGAGGTGGAAGATGCCATAGGAGAAGACGGCATGAGACCAGAGAAGGGATGGGAGGCCATAAAGGCGTGGATCCAAAAGCACTCCAAGGCACAGGTCAACTGGACAACAATCACACGTTGTTTGCAGAAGGAAGACGAGAGTCTGGACCAGTTCAACAAGCACTTCTTCGAATGTTATTTGCTGCACTCAGGCCAAACTGAATATGATATGGACACCATCGACCAGTCATAG